In Luteipulveratus mongoliensis, the DNA window ATCAGGGCCGCGACGAACAGGCGTACATAGGTCTGCACGACGTCCTGGATCATGATCCGGCCGACCTTGCCCTGCAGCCAGCGGAAGCCGATGACGCCCTGGACCAGGTTGCTGATGGTCAGCGACAGACCGATGCCGACGCCCATGTACTTGTTCGGCAGGAACAGGCAACCCAGGGTGATGACTGCGGCAATCGCGGTGCAGACCAGCTGCATCTTGAACGGGGTCTTGGCGTCCTCGTAGGCGTAGAACACGCGCTGGACGAGGACGCACAGACCGAACGGCGCCAGGCCCAGCATCATCGCGACCATGAACGACCCGATGGCCCACTCCTTGCCGCTGCCGAAGAGCGCGCCGACCAAGGGGAAGCCGAGGATGAAGGCTCCCACCGTGCACGGCACCGTTGCGACGGCCGTGAGACGCAGGCCGTGACGCAGGTCGCGGCGTACGAGAGCGTGGTTGCGCACGTTGGCGGCTCGGGCCATCGCGGTGAACAGGGCGGTCACCAGGCTGACCGTGACCAGCGAGTGGGGGAGCATGAACAACAGGAACGCCGGCTCCTGGGCGGCCTTGCCCGGCTCACCATTGGGCTGGGTGTTGAGCACGTTGGTGGTGAGCAGCAGGCCAAGCTGTTGCAGGATGACGGCGGCGAACGCCCAGAGCGCGACCTTGGATGCCGATCCCAGGCCGACGCCGCGCCACTTGAAGTCAGGCGTGTAGCGGTAGCCACCACGCCAGAGGGGGATCACCAGGCAGAGCGCCTGGACCATGATGCCGATCGTGGCGGACCCGGCCAGCAGCCAGATCATCTTGGTGTCCCACACGCCGACGGGCGGACCATCGTCGCCGTAGTTGGGCACGGTCACCAGGAATGCGACCAGACCGGCGATGGCGATGACGTTGGCCAGCGCCGGGGACCACATGAACCAGCCGAACTGACCCCGGGCGTTCAGTACCTGACCGAAGAGGGCGTAGATCCCGTAGAAGAGGATCTGGGGCAGGCAGATCAGCGCGAAGGTCGTACCGAGCTCGAGGCGGTCGCCGGAGGCCTGATGGTCGTACAGGTGATAGATCAGCGGGGCACAGACGACGAAGACCACCGTGACGATGATCAGGAGGCTCATCGCCAACGTGAGGAGGCGGTCGGTGTACGCCTTGCCACCGTCTGCGTGCTTGAGCGACTTCGTGATCTGCGGGACGAGCACGGCGTTGATGACACCGCCGGCGAGCAGCAGATAGATGATGTTGGGCAGGGTGTTCGCGGTGCTCCAGATGTTCGCCGACAGCCCCGTGCTGATCGCGGCGACCTGCAACGACGCCCGCAGCATGCCGAGCACGCGCGAGACGAGCGTGCCCGAGGCCATCAGGGCGCTGGCGCGTCCCAGGCTGGCGGCTGCGGTGGGCCGTGGCCGCTCGATCTCCGGACGTACGGTCGGCTGGCCGTCCGTCGACCGCTCGCCGATCGGCGTCCCCGGAGGAGCTGCGACACCGTCGGGGCCACGCGGGATCGGGATCGGGATGCTGTGCTCGCGCTGGTCGGGCGGCAGCGCGGTGTCCGGCTTGGTGTAGCTGTCCTTGACCTCGCGGAGCGCCTTGCGGGAGGGCAGGAAGGTCGTGGGGTCGTCGTGCAGCTCCTCGAACGTGGTCGCGACCCCGTCCCAGGGGTTGCGCTCGCGCTCGGCGTCGTCCTCGAAGATCCACGAGGAGTACTGGTCACCGATGGTGCCCAGGAGGTCGGGGATGACGCTCGGTCGGCTGACCTCCTCGGCGTACATCTCGCCCAGGCTCGGTCGCTGACCCGTGCCGTCCTGACCGGGCCGGTCAGTCATCGTCCCCCTCGTGTGGCTCCGGAACGTCGTCCGGCAGCGGCATGGCGGTCTGTGCGCGTGGTCCTCGCCGCAGGCTACGGAACAAGCCGACGACGAACACCAGGCCCGCCACGATACCCAGCACCCAGAAGAGCCAGGTCGCTGTCGGACGCACGTTGACCTTGAGCTGGACGACCTTGCCGTCCTGCAGCCCCAGAGGGGTCCCGGTCGGAGTCTGGAGAACGGCGTCGACCGGGACCTGTCCGGCGGCGAGGCCGGTCACCGGGACCCGGATCGTCACGCGGCCGCCGGCCTGCAAGGAGATCGGCCGCGGCTGCGTCTTGATCTTCAGCTGCGGCTTGCGGGCCCGCAGGTAGAGCTGGACATCGTGCACCGGGCGGTCCAGGTTGTTGACCACCGTCACGCTGAGCGTCCCGGAGCTGGCGAAGAAGTTGATGGTCGAGCGGCGTACGGCGACCTGGCGGCTGATCGAGTCGAGACCGGTGGTCGTCCCGGTCACGACCTTGCTGTACGCCGTCGCGTTGCCGCGCCATCGCGTCGAGCCGACCTCATCGAGTGCGCGATCCCAGCCACTGGAGATGTCCTGCGAGTCAGTCAGGATCGTGCCGATGTCGGTGGCCAGGTTGCGGTTGCGGCGCAGTTGATCCACGCCCGCGGCGGTCAGGGGCGACGGTCCTAGACTCGCCTTGGGGTTGCCAGGCTTTGCGGCAATGGAGGCGCTTCGTTCCGCCGAACGGGCCTGTGTGAGTAGGCCGTTGGCCGAGACCGGCCGCAGCCAGGGCACGCGCCGACTGCTGCTGACGAGCTGCTCGAGCTGTGCGGGTGTCGCCTGACCCGTGCGCGGCGCGAGCATCAGCAAGGAGCGACTCCGACTGGGCTGCTGCTGATAGGTCGCCAGCGTCTCGGCGAGGAAGCGCTGGGTTCGGATGCCGGAGTCGCCGCCAGTCGTGGTCGCGGTGTCGGACAACGGTTCGTCGTAGGCGAGGACGGGTGTGCCATCACGGAGGCGCTGCCCGACGTTCTCGGTGGCGCGGTGTGGCTCACCGGTGAGCTGACGGCTGCTCAGCAGGACGGGCGGGACGGCACCGGTCGTCGTACGCCACGTCTTGAGGAGCCCGGACAGGCTCGTGGATGTGACCTCGGCGGCCGGCCACAGCGGCACGGTCGTGCCGATCGCGCGCAGCTCGGGAGACAGCGGCCGGTCGAGCTGCTGCTGCATCGCGGACGTGCCGCCGGCCGTGGACAGGGCCGAGACGTCCGGGTCGGCGTACGGAAGGAACCAGACCGGCTGGGTCGGAGCGAGCTGGGCCAGGCGGTTGCGCAGCTCGGTCGACAGGCTCGTCACGGTGACGGGTTGGGGCTGGGCGTCCTCGGTCGGCTCGTCCGTGGGGCTCGCGGTGGTGCTGCTCGAGGTGGACGGCGGTGTCGTGCCCTCGGTCCCGGTCGGCCTCGCGGTCGAGGAGCCCGTCGTGCTGGGTGAGCCGGAGCCCGTGCCGCTGGTGGCCGGCGGCGGGGTGGATGGAGTGCTCGATGTCGGGCTCGGGGTCGAGGTGGGCGACGGACTCGGAGCGGGCGGCACCGGCACGTTGTCGTCCGTGGCCCCGGGCGGCTCGAGCATGCTGGGGTCGACCAGCCAGGTCACCGGCTGCCCGTCGAGCGCCTTGATCGTCTGATCGATCGGTGAGTCCGGCCCGATGGCCCGGCGCCACGCGTCGGTGCGGCGCTGGCCGGACGGACCGAAGAGTGCCGGGTCGGCGGGCAGCGTGAGTGGCACGACCCAGCCGACCTGGATGGGCGTGGCGACGGGGTTGCCGACCCACTCCAGGTAGGTACGCACCGAAGCCCGGGTGCTGGCCTCGGTGATGGCCTGACCCTCGGTGACGGTCAACGTGGTCGGCAACGACGCCAGGTTGTAGCGGTAGGGCAGCTTGGCAGCCGGCACGGTCACGGTGAACGCCACGAACTCCCTGGGAGCAAGCGCCTGCGGGAGCGCCACGGTCGCGACGACCTTGGGGTCATCGAACCGCTGCGCGTTGCTGCCCCACTCATCGACCCGGTCACGGGTGTCGAGGGGGTCGTTGAGGACCGAGACGTGCACCACCGGGTGGACGATCATGGCCGTGCCCGTGTTGCCGATCGTGCCCGTGATGGTCGCCGAGCTGCCGGCCTTGAGGACGCCTGGGGTCACCGAGGTCAGCGACAGGGTGGCGGTGCTGTTGCGGTCGGCGGCCACGGGGCGGCCGGAAGCGGGACTGCCACCTGCCGGAAGTGCTGCCGCCGCGGGTACGAGAACCAGCAGGAGCGCCACCAGCGCCTGACCGAGGACGAGGGATCGGCGTACAGGACTGTGGTGCTGCGGGCGAGCGGAAGGGCCGTGCGCCGAGGCACGTCGGAACGACACGATGAGCTCAGGCGGTGCCGGCGAGGCGCATCCAGGCCATCTGGGCGATGCGGCGCTCGTTGGGGAACGTCAGCTGCTCGTGCACCTTCTCCAGCCGGAACCAGCGCGCGTCGATAGCTTCGTGGTCGGGATCTCCCTCGACGCCGATCTCGCCGCCGAGTGCCTCGAGGAGATAGTGGTGGACCATCTTGTGGATGCGGTGGCTCGGTGTGCTGAACCAGTAGTCGATGGTGCCCAGGGTGATGAGCGCGCGTCCGATGATGCCGGTCTCCTCAGCGACCTCGCGTACGGCTGTCTCGACCAGCGTCTCGCCGGGCTCGACGTGGCCCTTGGGCAGGCACCACTCGAGTCGTCCTGCACGATTGAGTCGCGCGATGAGAGCGATGTACGCCGCGCCGCCGCGTACGTCGATCACCACACCTCCCGCTGATCTCTCCTCGACCGCCGTCAGCCGCCGCGTCGTGCGGCGTCGGGGCGGGTAGAGGCTCATTGAGTCACTGTAACGACAACCGGTGGGTTTGACCCCTGGCCAGTGTGGTCGGACCGGACCTTCACAGGTTCTACCCTGGTCCGGTGTCGTCGCCATCGCTTGCCCCGCTGCTGGAGCGTGCCGTGGCACACCTCGCACCTGAGATGCCGTTGCTGACCGAGCTCGGTGACCTGTTCACGAGCGAAGGACACGAGCTGGCCCTGGTGGGCGGGCCCGTACGCGACGCGTTCCTGGGTCGCACGTCACCCGATATCGACCTGACCACGTCGGCGTCACCGGAGCAGACCGAGAAGCTGCTCAAGCAGTGGGGCGACGCGACCTGGGACATGGGGCGGACGTTCGGCACGATCGGTACGCGTCGTGGCGCCACCGTGGTCGAGGTCACGACCTACCGGGCGGACGCGTACGAACCTGAGTCCCGCAAGCCGATCGTGGCGTTCGGCACCTCGTTGCACGACGACCTGATCCGCCGCGACTTCACGGTCAACGCGATGGCGTTGCGGCTGCCCGACCTGTCCTTCGAAGACCCGCACGGCGGTCTCGTCGACCTCGCCGCTCGGCGACTGCGTACACCGTCGACGCCCGAGGTGTCGTTCTCGGACGATCCATTGCGGATGATGCGGGCCGCGAGGTTCTCCTCGCAGCTGGGCTTCACGGTCGACGATCCAACACGCACGGCGATGACGGAGATGTCCGACCGGCTGGCGATCGTCTCCGCCGAGCGCGTCCGGGACGAGCTGACCAAGCTCCTGCTGTCGCCGTCACCCCGGGCCGGACTCACGCTGCTGGTCGACACCGGCTTGGCCGACCAGATGTTGCCCGAGCTGCCGGCGCTGCGGCTCGAGGTCGACGAGCACCACCGGCACAAGGACGTCTACGAGCACTCACTGATTGTTCTCGAGCAGGCGATCGAGCTCGAGGGGCCGCGCACCGTCCGCGGCCTCGGCGCGGTCGAGCCTGTCTCAGGGCCGGACCTGGTGCTGCGCCTGGCTGCTCTGCTGCACGACATCGGCAAGCCGCCGACCCGCAGGTTCGAGGCCGGCGGGGGAGTCTCGTTCCACCACCACGAGGTGGTGGGCGCGAAGATGACCCGAAACCGGTTGCGCGCGCTGCGTTTTGACAAGGACACCGTCAAGGCCGTGTCGCGCCTGGTCGAGCTGCACCTGCGCTTCCACGGTTACGGCGGCGGCGAGTGGACCGACTCAGCCGTACGCCGCTATGTCACCGACTCGGGTCCGCTGCTCTCCCGCCTGCACCTGCTGACCCGCTCGGACTGCACGACCCGCAATCGCCGTAAGGCCGAACGCCTTTCGCGCACGTACGACGACCTCGAGGTCCGGATCGCCAAGATCCAGGAGGACGAGGAGCTTGCTGCCGTACGCCCGGAGCTCGACGGCAACCAGATCGCCGAAACCCTTGGTATCAAACCGAGCCCGGTGCTCGGCCGCGCCTACAAGTTCCTGCTGGCGGTCCGTCTCGACCAGGGGCCGATCGGTGAGGACGGCGCTCGTCATGAGCTGTTGCGCTGGTGGGCCGAGCAGCCCGAGTCACGCGACCGCTGACCGGAGCGGGACATGATCGAGCTGACGGTCGGGGGGACAAGCCTCGGCAAGGCGCGGTTCGTCACTGATCCGATCTGGGAGACCGTTGCGAGCGTGGCGGCGCTGCGCCGCCCGGCGAGCCGAGCGATGCACCGCAGGCTCGCGGATCTGCGGCTCCATGCTCGCCCGGAGGACATCCAGCTCCTGACTGAGGTCTGTGGCGACCCGGAGTGGCTGCCTGACTTCGTCACCCCGGTCCCGCAGCCACGACCCGGTCGAGAGCCGCTCGAGCACCTACGCAGCATCGCGTCGGTGGACCCGGCTCGTGCGGAAGCCGATCTCGAGGACCTGCGGATCGCACAACCCGACTCGGTGGCAGCCGCAATGGACGCAGACGAGCTGGTCGTCGCTGTCGGCGCAGCGCTGGTCCGCTACTGGGAAGCTGTCTTGGCGCCTTTGTGGAAGCGGCTCGATGCGATTGGACAGGCGGACATCGCACACCGATCACTGCTGACCGCGACCGATGGGCTGGGCGTGACGATCGACGGACTGCACGAACGGCTCGCCTGGGAAGACGAGTCGATCCGGATCACCTGCAGCCCTAACGTGAATATCGATACAGCACAAGGGATCTGGCTGGTGCCCTCGGTCTTCCGGTGGCCCGGCCTCATGGTGCAGTTCGGATGCGAGGTCCCCGTCATCTCCTACCCTGCGCGCGGCGCGGGCCAGCTGTGGGAGCGAAACGTGGAGCGGCCAGCCGGGCTGGACCGCCTGCTCGGGTCAACTCGTGCGCGCGTGCTGGCGGATGCCGACCTGCCCGTGACCACGACCGATCTCGCGGCCTCGATCGGCTGCGCCAAGGCCACCGTCAGCGAACACCTCACCGCCCTCTCCGATGCCGGTCTGATGCAGTCGTGGCGCCACGGGCGGCAGGTGTTCTACGAGCGGACGACGTTGGGCGACGGCCTGCTGACGGCGGCCGGGCTCGAGCCGGTCATGACGCCGGCACCTCGCTAACGGTGAACGGCGGCCTGGACACTGCTGCGTTCAGCTGACTGTTGACCCACAGCAACCGTCCTCGGTCACGCGCGATCGTCGTCGGGCTCTGATCGAAGCCGACCTCAGGCGAGTCGTTGACGACCTTCGCCGTGGTGAAGGTCGCGTCGAACCGCACGGTCCGCACCCACGTACGTTCACGCGTCCAGTCGGTCTGCACCGCGTACGCCGTGTGGCCCCGCAGGAGCAGACCATCCGCGCCGAGCGCCTCGCCACCTGCGATGCGCACCGGACTCACGTGGTGCGTACTGAGGTCGACCCGGTGGGTGACATCGACTCCCCAGTCGCTGACGATCAGGTGCTGCTGGTCGGGCGTGACGGCAATCCCATTGATAAAGCTCGCTTTTGGCGTGAAGTCGTCGGCCCGTACGACGGGTACCAGCGGACCGACGCCACTGGCGGACAGCGAAGCCCGGTAGACCGTGCCTGACGCTGAGTCGGTGATGTAGACCGCGTCGTGGGTGAAGGCGAAGTCGTTCAGGAACGAGTCGCCCGCCAGGGGGACGTGGCGCGTCTGCAGGAGACGGCCGGTGCGGTCGTAGACGAAGAACGTGCCGGTCGAGGCGCCGGCGACGAGGACCCGACCCCACCGGTCGACGTGGACTCCAGTGGCTGACGTACGACCGCCGGCGCCCGCGGGCGACCACGGCCTCAGCTGCGATGATCGGGTGCTGCCGCGGTAGATCGCGCCGGTCGCCACGCTGGTGACGTAGATCGTGCCGTCGTGCGTGACCTCGATCCCTTCGAGGTGCTCTCCGGGAGTGGTGGAGACGGTGTACGACGTCGGGTGCGGTGTCGGGTTGGCGGTGGCGCTCGACGTGCCGGCAACGGTGAGTGTCAGCGTCGTCAGACCGACGAGGGTGCTGCGGACCGAGTTCATGGTGACCCCTTTCGTGGGTGTGCCCACCGTGAAGGTCGAGCGGTCAGCAGCCCAGCGTTCGGCCTGGGCCGAACGCCGTGACCGACCTGTGACGGGCCACCGCCCACCCGGACAAGTGCGTTGTCCGGGTGCCTGTGCGTGGTCTCGGGCGCTGTGACGGACCGACGATATGGACGCCACTCCACGCGAGTGTCATCACCCCGTCACCGAACCGAGACCGGAGCGAACATGTCAGTCCTACGAGCAACCGCGCTGGCTCGATCGACCGGCGCTGTCATCGCCGGGGGCGCCCTCCTCCTGGGGACCTCGGCGGTCGTCAATGCGGCTGGTCACGAGAGGACCAGCCGAACTGCTGCGCTCGCCGCACCCGCCGCGTGTGCGCACATCAAGCATCCGCACCAGGGTCAGACGTGCGGTCACTCCAAGATCATGCTCGTCACCTACACGATGTCGAAGCCGTGCCGGATCTACCCCAACTACCCGGCGAAGGGCACGTCCTGGATCGCGGGTGGCGACCGCATCATCTGGCGCTACAACGTGACTAAGACGACGGCGCTGGTCTCCGATATCCGCGGACACGGAAAGGGTTTCCCCTGGTGGGGATTCGTCGATTCCAGCTGCATCGGCACGAGCACCGGCCAGTCGGCCGCCACCTACTACCGCTACGAGTCCGGGCACTGGAAGTCTCACAAGACGCCAGCGATCGCCGCCGGTAAGGCGCGCCCGCAGCGGCTGATGTCCGCACGCAGCCAGAACAGCTCGGGGTGGACCCCCGTGGTCTGGCGACCGTCCCACGGCGCCGTGCCGTCCAAGAAAGTCAAAGCCGGGCACAACATCACGTTGCGCGACCGCCGCGGCGCGCTCGTCATCGGCAACGTGTCGAGCACCTGGCAGATCCGCCCGAGCGGTACCCACCAGGGCGGCTGGACCCTCATCTACGTCCCGAATCTGCACCGCTGGGGCTGGGCGCAGCTCTGAACCAAGCCCCCGACGTACGAGAGTGGCCGGCTCCCACGGAGCCGGCCACTCGTCGTACGGGATGAGTCCGTCAGGCGGGCTCGGCCTCGAGCACCAGCTGCTCGGCCGGCTTCTCGACGACGGCCTCTTGCTTGCGCGCCGGCCGCATCGCGACGAGCACCAGCGCGAGCGACGCTGCGAGCAGGACCGCTGCCACGAGCAGCCCTCGGTCAGCTCCGGTCACGAAGATGTCCTTCGCCTTCGAGGTGGCCGCTGCGGACGTCGCCGCACCGTCACCGGCTGTCGCGAAGACCGTGACCAGCACAGCAAGTCCGACCGAACCACCGAGCTGCTGGGTCACATTGACCAGACCCGAGGCGACACCGGCGTCCTTGGGCTCGACGTTGGCGATACCCGCGGCCGTCAGCGGCACGAACGCCGTGCCGTTGCCGAGCGCGAAGACCACCATGCCGACGACCAGCTCGGAGTAGGTGCTGTGTGCACCCATCTGGGCCAGCATCAGCAGACCGATCGTGGACAGCGCCATACCGGCCGCCATCACGAGTTTCGCTCCGAAGCGTCCGACCAGCACCCGCGTCGCCAGCTGTGACGACAGGAAGATCGTGATCGGGAACGGGATGAACGCGAGCCCGGTCTTCATCGCCGACCAACCCAGCACGATCTGGAAGTACTGGCTCAGGAAGAAGAACGACCCCATGCTGCCGGCGACCAGGAGCAGTCGAGCGACGTAGGCGGTGGAGCGCTCGCGGTCGGCGAACAGGTGCAGTGGCGTGACCGGCTCGCTGACCCGACGCTCGACGGCGACGAACGCCGCGAGCAGCAGGAGGGCGACGGCGAACGACAGACGTGCGCCGTCGTCGGACCAGCCATCGGCGGCCGCGCGGATGAATCCGTAGACGAGCGTCGTCATACCGGCCGTGGACAGCAGAGCACCGAGCACATCGACCTTGCCGCGGCGGAACTGACCCTTGGGCAGCGCCGAGCGTGAGGCGAAGAGTACGAGCGCACCGATCGGCACGTTGACGAACATCACCCAACGCCAGGAGACGTACGACGTGAGCACGCCTCCCGCGATCAGGCCGACGGCCGCGCCGCTGGCCGAGACGACGGTGTAGTAGCCGATGGCGCGGGTGCGGTCCTTCGTCTCGGTGTAGAGGGACATGAGGATCGCCAGCGCCGAGGGCGCGACGAGAGCCGCACCGACACCTTGGGCGGCGCGGGCGGCGAACAGCTGGCCGGGAGCGGTGGCAAAACCACCGAGCAACGAGGCCGTGGTGAACAGGAGCATGCCGGCTGCGAACGTCGTACGACGCCCGAACAGGTCGCCCGCACGGGCTCCCAGCAGCAGCAGTCCGCCGAACGCCAGCGTGTAGGCGTTGATGACCCACGAGAGGTCGGCGGGGTGGATATTCAGGGCCTGCTGCATGTCGGGCAGCGCGATGTTCACGATGGCGGCGTCGAGCACGATCATCATCTGGGTGACGAGCACGACGGCCAGCGGCAGCCACGCGGCGACGGGTCGGGTGCGACCGGTCGTGGCGCGAGAAGTGGCTGAAGTCATGGAATGGAGTCCTTCCCGATCCGGGGGTACCATGGGTGAAACGGAGATGGTCTCCGCCTGGTGATCGTCGTCCGGACTACGTCCGGAGGGCGACTCCGGTTAGTACTATACGGAGTGTCCCTCCGTTTGTGCAAGGTGGTGTGTGCTGTGGTCGCTGCCAAGGGCGTGGCAACCCAGGAGAGCCCGACGATCGACGTCAATGCGCCGGCCTGCAAGCCGATGCGCGCTGACGCCATCCGCAACCGCGACAAGCTGCTGCAGGTCGCCACCCAGGCCTTCACGGACAAGGGCGCGGACGCCTCTCTGGACTACATCGCCAAGCAGGCCGGCGTCGGCATCGGGACGCTCTACCGCCACTTCCCGACTCGCGAGGATCTGGTGATGGCCGTCTACGGGCGCCAGATCGAGGCGCTCGAGCAGCGCTCCCACGAGCTGCCCAAGCAGCACGATCCCGCCGAGGCGTTGCACGAGTGGATGCGTGGTTTTGTCGACTACTACGCGGTGAAGCAGGGCATGGTGACGCTGCTGCGGTCGATGATGCAGTCCAGTCCGGACGCCTTCACCGACGCCCGGGCCACGATGCGCAGCGCCACCGACCGCATCCTGCAGCCCGCGATCAAGTCCGGCAGCATCCGCTCCGACGTCAGCGCCGAGGCGCTGCTGCGTGCACTCGGTGGCATCTGCCTGTCCAGCGGTGGACCGGGTGCCCCGACGTCACCACCCGAGACCACGCTCGCGCTGGTCGATCTCGTCTTTGACGGTCTGCGCTACGGCGCCAAGACTGACGGCTGAACCGCGAATCCTGTTGGGATCGGCCGGCTTTCGCTCGTTCGCCTGACGATCAGGTCAGGATCACGAGGATGTCGCCCTCTTGGACGACGTCGCCGGGCTGCACCCGGACATCACTCACAGTCCCCGGCAGCTCGGCCACGACCGGGATCTCCATCTTCATCGACTCCAGCAGCACGAGCTCGTCGCCGCCCTCGACCTGCTGACCGACGGTGACCTGGACCTGAGCGACGTTGGCGACCAGGTCCGAGACGATCTCCTGCGGCTTCGTGACGGGCATGGGCCCATCCTGCCTCGCACGGCCGGCTTCGCGCGCGTACGCGCCCGACCGGTCAGGAGCTGACGGCTCGCAACCTGCCCGGCCGCCCGCGCTGCAAGCGTCCGATGGCCTCGGCTGTTGCCTCGTCCGCCGGCAGGTAGACCAGTAGCCGCTGGCCGTCCGCGACCGGCAGCTCGAGCGACTCGTACGACAGCCGCAGCTCTCCCACCGTCGGATGCGCCCAGCGCTCGACGCCCGTGCCGCGGGGCACGGGGTGGCGCTCCAGGTGCTCGGAGAATGTCGCGCCGGCAAGGCTGGTCAGATCGTCGATGAGGTCGCGGACGTGCGGGTCGGGGGGCCAGGACAACAGCGTCGCGACGTGATGATCGGCGACGGCGTCCCAGTCGGCGTACACCTCTCGCGCACGAGTGTCGGTGAAGACGAACCGCGGCAGGCTCGGTACGTCA includes these proteins:
- the murJ gene encoding murein biosynthesis integral membrane protein MurJ — protein: MTDRPGQDGTGQRPSLGEMYAEEVSRPSVIPDLLGTIGDQYSSWIFEDDAERERNPWDGVATTFEELHDDPTTFLPSRKALREVKDSYTKPDTALPPDQREHSIPIPIPRGPDGVAAPPGTPIGERSTDGQPTVRPEIERPRPTAAASLGRASALMASGTLVSRVLGMLRASLQVAAISTGLSANIWSTANTLPNIIYLLLAGGVINAVLVPQITKSLKHADGGKAYTDRLLTLAMSLLIIVTVVFVVCAPLIYHLYDHQASGDRLELGTTFALICLPQILFYGIYALFGQVLNARGQFGWFMWSPALANVIAIAGLVAFLVTVPNYGDDGPPVGVWDTKMIWLLAGSATIGIMVQALCLVIPLWRGGYRYTPDFKWRGVGLGSASKVALWAFAAVILQQLGLLLTTNVLNTQPNGEPGKAAQEPAFLLFMLPHSLVTVSLVTALFTAMARAANVRNHALVRRDLRHGLRLTAVATVPCTVGAFILGFPLVGALFGSGKEWAIGSFMVAMMLGLAPFGLCVLVQRVFYAYEDAKTPFKMQLVCTAIAAVITLGCLFLPNKYMGVGIGLSLTISNLVQGVIGFRWLQGKVGRIMIQDVVQTYVRLFVAALIAGVVTLPLVLGVELVSSGRIGAIAALVLGGSLFLVIYVFFGRRFHVREIEDLVAPVTRRVGRLARR
- a CDS encoding DUF6049 family protein, with protein sequence MSFRRASAHGPSARPQHHSPVRRSLVLGQALVALLLVLVPAAAALPAGGSPASGRPVAADRNSTATLSLTSVTPGVLKAGSSATITGTIGNTGTAMIVHPVVHVSVLNDPLDTRDRVDEWGSNAQRFDDPKVVATVALPQALAPREFVAFTVTVPAAKLPYRYNLASLPTTLTVTEGQAITEASTRASVRTYLEWVGNPVATPIQVGWVVPLTLPADPALFGPSGQRRTDAWRRAIGPDSPIDQTIKALDGQPVTWLVDPSMLEPPGATDDNVPVPPAPSPSPTSTPSPTSSTPSTPPPATSGTGSGSPSTTGSSTARPTGTEGTTPPSTSSSTTASPTDEPTEDAQPQPVTVTSLSTELRNRLAQLAPTQPVWFLPYADPDVSALSTAGGTSAMQQQLDRPLSPELRAIGTTVPLWPAAEVTSTSLSGLLKTWRTTTGAVPPVLLSSRQLTGEPHRATENVGQRLRDGTPVLAYDEPLSDTATTTGGDSGIRTQRFLAETLATYQQQPSRSRSLLMLAPRTGQATPAQLEQLVSSSRRVPWLRPVSANGLLTQARSAERSASIAAKPGNPKASLGPSPLTAAGVDQLRRNRNLATDIGTILTDSQDISSGWDRALDEVGSTRWRGNATAYSKVVTGTTTGLDSISRQVAVRRSTINFFASSGTLSVTVVNNLDRPVHDVQLYLRARKPQLKIKTQPRPISLQAGGRVTIRVPVTGLAAGQVPVDAVLQTPTGTPLGLQDGKVVQLKVNVRPTATWLFWVLGIVAGLVFVVGLFRSLRRGPRAQTAMPLPDDVPEPHEGDDD
- a CDS encoding NUDIX hydrolase — protein: MSLYPPRRRTTRRLTAVEERSAGGVVIDVRGGAAYIALIARLNRAGRLEWCLPKGHVEPGETLVETAVREVAEETGIIGRALITLGTIDYWFSTPSHRIHKMVHHYLLEALGGEIGVEGDPDHEAIDARWFRLEKVHEQLTFPNERRIAQMAWMRLAGTA
- a CDS encoding CCA tRNA nucleotidyltransferase — translated: MPLLTELGDLFTSEGHELALVGGPVRDAFLGRTSPDIDLTTSASPEQTEKLLKQWGDATWDMGRTFGTIGTRRGATVVEVTTYRADAYEPESRKPIVAFGTSLHDDLIRRDFTVNAMALRLPDLSFEDPHGGLVDLAARRLRTPSTPEVSFSDDPLRMMRAARFSSQLGFTVDDPTRTAMTEMSDRLAIVSAERVRDELTKLLLSPSPRAGLTLLVDTGLADQMLPELPALRLEVDEHHRHKDVYEHSLIVLEQAIELEGPRTVRGLGAVEPVSGPDLVLRLAALLHDIGKPPTRRFEAGGGVSFHHHEVVGAKMTRNRLRALRFDKDTVKAVSRLVELHLRFHGYGGGEWTDSAVRRYVTDSGPLLSRLHLLTRSDCTTRNRRKAERLSRTYDDLEVRIAKIQEDEELAAVRPELDGNQIAETLGIKPSPVLGRAYKFLLAVRLDQGPIGEDGARHELLRWWAEQPESRDR
- a CDS encoding ArsR/SmtB family transcription factor, with amino-acid sequence MIELTVGGTSLGKARFVTDPIWETVASVAALRRPASRAMHRRLADLRLHARPEDIQLLTEVCGDPEWLPDFVTPVPQPRPGREPLEHLRSIASVDPARAEADLEDLRIAQPDSVAAAMDADELVVAVGAALVRYWEAVLAPLWKRLDAIGQADIAHRSLLTATDGLGVTIDGLHERLAWEDESIRITCSPNVNIDTAQGIWLVPSVFRWPGLMVQFGCEVPVISYPARGAGQLWERNVERPAGLDRLLGSTRARVLADADLPVTTTDLAASIGCAKATVSEHLTALSDAGLMQSWRHGRQVFYERTTLGDGLLTAAGLEPVMTPAPR
- a CDS encoding SMP-30/gluconolactonase/LRE family protein, with the protein product MNSVRSTLVGLTTLTLTVAGTSSATANPTPHPTSYTVSTTPGEHLEGIEVTHDGTIYVTSVATGAIYRGSTRSSQLRPWSPAGAGGRTSATGVHVDRWGRVLVAGASTGTFFVYDRTGRLLQTRHVPLAGDSFLNDFAFTHDAVYITDSASGTVYRASLSASGVGPLVPVVRADDFTPKASFINGIAVTPDQQHLIVSDWGVDVTHRVDLSTHHVSPVRIAGGEALGADGLLLRGHTAYAVQTDWTRERTWVRTVRFDATFTTAKVVNDSPEVGFDQSPTTIARDRGRLLWVNSQLNAAVSRPPFTVSEVPAS
- a CDS encoding MFS transporter; protein product: MTSATSRATTGRTRPVAAWLPLAVVLVTQMMIVLDAAIVNIALPDMQQALNIHPADLSWVINAYTLAFGGLLLLGARAGDLFGRRTTFAAGMLLFTTASLLGGFATAPGQLFAARAAQGVGAALVAPSALAILMSLYTETKDRTRAIGYYTVVSASGAAVGLIAGGVLTSYVSWRWVMFVNVPIGALVLFASRSALPKGQFRRGKVDVLGALLSTAGMTTLVYGFIRAAADGWSDDGARLSFAVALLLLAAFVAVERRVSEPVTPLHLFADRERSTAYVARLLLVAGSMGSFFFLSQYFQIVLGWSAMKTGLAFIPFPITIFLSSQLATRVLVGRFGAKLVMAAGMALSTIGLLMLAQMGAHSTYSELVVGMVVFALGNGTAFVPLTAAGIANVEPKDAGVASGLVNVTQQLGGSVGLAVLVTVFATAGDGAATSAAATSKAKDIFVTGADRGLLVAAVLLAASLALVLVAMRPARKQEAVVEKPAEQLVLEAEPA